The following coding sequences lie in one Xanthomonas hortorum pv. pelargonii genomic window:
- a CDS encoding T6SS phospholipase effector Tle1-like catalytic domain-containing protein encodes MEKKQLPDGVTTYPADKKDVASYADASKALSAQATPIMVDPTKPHSRLFVAAFDGTGNNLHKDAPEHRTNVAEAYLQIDTARRKEGLENISAGYVEGVGTQGGLRGARDLMRGTTYEARLEEMYFQFTKQAKHWLDEDPHAEISLASMGFSRGAEQAAGFTRMVHERGIHDPKSMVVHRGNDGLIERVEFTKPPLVAPGRVAQAVGLFDPVGTGTPRDHDRRLPPSVISGFQITAEDERRNLFQSTSIMDAGRTNDGRFLNVTVGGAHSDIGGSYSQNGLAIRSGNVMVDYLNGLSAQPFLDKRAVPSAPEMNVVHRSEEHQFIYSTSLYDKSGARGVQTELAPPALCRIDCLDAQPVDKALAEKFTFKPVAIGPVPAEPHALKASQSTVPNDCRLPVIQCQPKLEVCG; translated from the coding sequence ATGGAGAAGAAACAATTGCCTGATGGCGTGACCACTTATCCAGCAGATAAGAAAGATGTTGCGAGCTACGCCGATGCGAGCAAAGCGCTCTCGGCGCAAGCAACGCCAATTATGGTAGATCCCACTAAGCCGCACTCGCGCCTGTTCGTTGCTGCCTTTGATGGTACTGGCAACAATCTGCACAAGGATGCGCCAGAGCATCGCACCAATGTGGCAGAAGCTTACCTGCAGATCGATACGGCACGCAGGAAAGAAGGCCTTGAGAATATCAGCGCTGGCTACGTCGAAGGTGTAGGTACACAGGGAGGGCTGCGCGGCGCACGCGACCTCATGCGGGGCACTACCTATGAGGCCCGGCTTGAAGAAATGTATTTCCAGTTTACGAAGCAAGCCAAACATTGGCTGGACGAAGATCCCCACGCGGAGATAAGCCTTGCATCAATGGGCTTTAGCCGCGGCGCAGAGCAGGCCGCAGGCTTCACTCGCATGGTGCATGAACGCGGTATCCACGACCCTAAAAGCATGGTTGTGCACCGTGGTAACGATGGTTTGATTGAGCGCGTCGAGTTCACCAAGCCTCCGTTGGTCGCCCCAGGGCGGGTTGCCCAGGCCGTTGGCCTCTTTGATCCGGTCGGTACAGGGACGCCGCGCGACCATGACCGGCGCTTGCCGCCATCGGTGATTTCCGGCTTCCAGATCACTGCCGAGGACGAGCGCCGCAATCTGTTCCAGTCCACGTCCATCATGGATGCCGGCCGCACAAACGACGGTCGCTTCCTCAACGTCACCGTGGGTGGCGCACATAGCGACATCGGCGGCAGCTACAGCCAAAACGGTCTTGCCATTCGTAGCGGCAATGTCATGGTGGATTATCTCAACGGCTTGAGTGCCCAACCATTTCTGGACAAGCGCGCGGTGCCCAGCGCACCAGAAATGAATGTCGTCCACCGCTCTGAGGAACATCAGTTTATCTACAGCACTTCGCTGTACGACAAGAGCGGCGCGCGCGGCGTGCAGACAGAACTGGCACCACCTGCGCTGTGTCGTATCGACTGCCTGGATGCACAGCCGGTCGATAAGGCCTTGGCAGAGAAATTTACGTTCAAGCCGGTTGCGATTGGACCGGTGCCGGCTGAGCCGCACGCACTCAAAGCTTCACAATCAACAGTTCCAAACGACTGTCGACTCCCCGTAATTCAATGCCAGCCAAAATTAGAGGTCTGCGGTTGA
- a CDS encoding IS3 family transposase: MRKSKFTESQIVATLKQVEGGRQVKDVCRELGISDATYYVWKSKYGGMEAADVQRLRDLETEHSKLKRMYAELAMENHALKDVIAKSCRPGAQTPASCLARRAAWLERAPGLCGRWRGSLDSALSASSRSRRGGHCAVVRIGRAFSRAWFWKALSDHPPSRTCVESQRVWRVYCLMKLNQRRRSRRRVPTRHPQPLACGERPNAGWSIDFMSDALWDGRRFRTFNVIDDFSREALAIEVDLNLPAARVIRTLERIAAWRGYPAKLRLDNGPEFVALALAEWAERKGIALDFIEPGRPMQNGFIERFNGSYRRGVLDMHLFRTLSEVREQTEHWLADYNQQIPHDSLGGLTPAEFRDQHQPQTSNFGWH; encoded by the coding sequence ATGCGCAAGAGCAAGTTCACCGAAAGCCAGATTGTCGCCACGCTGAAGCAGGTTGAGGGCGGCCGCCAGGTCAAGGATGTGTGCCGTGAGCTGGGCATTTCCGATGCGACGTACTACGTCTGGAAGTCCAAGTACGGTGGCATGGAGGCAGCCGATGTGCAGCGCCTTCGCGACCTGGAGACCGAGCACAGCAAGCTCAAACGCATGTACGCCGAGCTCGCCATGGAAAACCATGCATTGAAGGATGTCATCGCAAAAAGCTGTAGACCCGGCGCACAAACGCCCGCTTCTTGCCTGGCTCGTCGAGCAGCATGGCTGGAGCGAGCGCCGGGCCTGTGCGGTCGTTGGCGTGGCTCGCTCGACAGTGCGCTATCGGCGTCGTCCCGATCGCGACGAGGAGGTCATTGCGCTGTTGTCCGAATTGGCCGAGCGTTTTCCCGAGCGTGGTTTTGGAAAGCTCTTTCAGATCATCCGCCGTCGCGGACATGTGTGGAATCACAAAGGGTGTGGCGCGTGTATTGCCTGATGAAACTCAATCAACGTCGTCGCAGCAGGCGCCGGGTCCCGACGCGTCATCCACAACCGCTGGCATGCGGAGAGCGACCCAATGCTGGATGGTCGATCGACTTCATGTCCGATGCGTTGTGGGATGGTCGACGCTTCCGCACGTTCAATGTCATCGACGATTTCAGTCGGGAAGCCTTGGCGATCGAAGTGGACTTGAATCTCCCGGCCGCCCGCGTCATCCGCACCTTGGAACGCATCGCAGCCTGGCGCGGCTACCCCGCCAAACTTCGCTTGGACAATGGCCCGGAGTTTGTCGCATTGGCCTTGGCCGAGTGGGCCGAGCGCAAAGGCATCGCCTTGGACTTCATCGAGCCGGGGCGTCCAATGCAAAACGGTTTTATCGAACGCTTCAACGGCAGCTACCGGCGCGGCGTGCTGGACATGCATCTCTTCCGCACGCTGAGCGAGGTTCGCGAACAGACCGAACACTGGCTGGCCGACTACAACCAGCAGATCCCGCACGACAGCCTGGGCGGGCTAACGCCCGCCGAGTTCCGTGATCAACATCAACCGCAGACCTCTAATTTTGGCTGGCATTGA
- a CDS encoding DUF4189 domain-containing protein, whose product MRIYWVLFLIAISIARPANAEGGCPPGQYPIGGQGAIACAPIPQQNAQQQPRPSGRWVKTWGAIAMGSSDSIPTYGVTTGKLSKAEAEEDALNRCASRGQTNCQIGLSYKNQCAAVAEPQIQGNPFAGGVSQFMGNGTTLKASNMALEKCKNDNKSAPSAECKVIYTACSEPIFEKF is encoded by the coding sequence ATGAGAATTTATTGGGTCTTATTTTTAATCGCTATTTCCATTGCACGCCCTGCAAATGCGGAAGGAGGCTGCCCTCCTGGTCAGTATCCCATCGGCGGTCAAGGTGCGATAGCATGCGCACCAATTCCCCAACAAAACGCACAACAACAACCGCGCCCTTCTGGTAGATGGGTTAAAACCTGGGGAGCAATTGCAATGGGATCCAGTGACTCCATACCTACCTATGGAGTAACTACGGGGAAGCTATCGAAAGCTGAAGCGGAGGAAGATGCATTAAATCGTTGCGCTTCTCGCGGACAAACCAACTGTCAAATTGGACTATCCTATAAAAATCAATGCGCAGCTGTTGCCGAACCTCAAATACAAGGAAACCCATTTGCAGGCGGGGTTTCTCAGTTTATGGGAAATGGCACGACACTTAAGGCAAGTAATATGGCCTTAGAAAAATGCAAAAACGATAATAAATCCGCTCCCTCAGCGGAATGCAAGGTTATTTATACCGCCTGCTCAGAACCGATTTTTGAAAAGTTCTAA
- a CDS encoding IS1595 family transposase, which translates to MSINAVQFQAGLSMPEFFASYGTEAKCYRALYKWRWPQGFRCPVCAGRVRSRFKRGAAIYYQCSACRHQTSLIAGTMFEGTKLPLRTWMLALHLLTSTKTNMAALELMRHLGVNYKTAWRMKHKIMQVMAERESMRKLAGFVQIDDAYLGGERNGGKAGRGSENKQAFLIAVQTDATFTAPRFVVIEPVRSFDNTSLQDWIARRLAPECEVYTDGLACFRRLEDAGHAHTTLDTGGGRAATETAGARWLNVVLGNLKRAISGVYHAIAQGKYARRYLGEAAYRFNRRFRLREMLPRLATAMMQSTPCPEPVLRAASNFHG; encoded by the coding sequence ATGAGTATCAATGCCGTGCAGTTCCAAGCGGGATTGTCGATGCCTGAGTTCTTCGCGTCCTACGGCACCGAAGCCAAGTGCTATCGCGCGCTTTACAAGTGGCGCTGGCCGCAAGGCTTTCGTTGCCCTGTTTGTGCCGGACGCGTGCGCTCGCGTTTCAAGCGGGGTGCTGCGATCTACTACCAATGCAGCGCGTGCCGGCATCAGACCAGCCTGATTGCAGGCACGATGTTCGAAGGCACCAAGCTGCCGCTGCGCACCTGGATGCTGGCGTTGCACCTGCTGACCTCGACCAAAACCAACATGGCCGCGCTGGAGTTGATGCGGCATCTGGGCGTCAACTACAAGACGGCCTGGCGGATGAAACACAAGATCATGCAGGTTATGGCCGAGCGCGAATCCATGCGGAAACTGGCGGGTTTCGTGCAGATCGACGATGCCTATCTCGGCGGCGAGCGTAACGGTGGCAAGGCCGGACGCGGATCGGAGAACAAACAAGCGTTCCTGATTGCGGTGCAGACCGATGCCACCTTCACCGCGCCGCGCTTTGTGGTGATCGAGCCGGTGCGCAGCTTCGATAACACCTCGCTGCAGGACTGGATTGCCCGTCGCTTGGCGCCCGAATGCGAGGTCTACACCGATGGGCTGGCCTGCTTCCGCCGGCTAGAAGACGCCGGCCACGCGCACACCACGCTGGACACTGGCGGTGGTCGTGCCGCGACCGAAACGGCCGGTGCACGTTGGCTCAACGTGGTGCTGGGCAATCTCAAGCGCGCCATCAGTGGCGTGTATCACGCCATCGCGCAAGGCAAATACGCAAGGCGTTACCTGGGAGAAGCGGCCTATCGTTTTAATCGTCGATTCCGCTTGCGCGAGATGCTGCCACGACTTGCCACGGCCATGATGCAATCCACACCATGCCCAGAGCCGGTTTTACGTGCAGCGAGCAATTTTCATGGCTGA
- a CDS encoding T6SS phospholipase effector Tle1-like catalytic domain-containing protein — translation MVDSAQPHSRLFVAAFDGTGNNLYKDAPEHRTNVAEAYLQIDAARRKEGLENIGAGYVEGVGTQGGLGGTRDLMQGYTYEARLEEMYVKFAEQSAKWIREDPGAKISVAPIGFSRGAEQAAGFARLVHERGIQDPEGMVIKRGANGLIEHIEFTKPPLVAPGQVAQAVGLFDPVGTGVPRDHDRRLPPSVISGFQITAEDERRNLFQSTAIMDAGRTEDGRFLNVTVGGAHSDIGGSYSQNGLAIRSGNVMVDYLNGLSAQPFLDKRAVPSAPEMNVVHRSEEHQFIYSTSLYDKTGARGVQTELAPPALCRIDCLDAQPVDKALAEKFTFKPVVIGAVLAETAASRTPQLAVPNDQLYQAIHSKLPAGTSEAIAMHATVEAKREGIVRADQLQSVTLQQGNVWIVGQTPGFRVKVDLSAPMPPLDESIRQSQALDEQRVRPTPDRTPSPTLSM, via the coding sequence ATGGTGGACTCTGCGCAGCCACATTCCCGTTTATTTGTTGCCGCCTTCGATGGTACTGGCAATAATTTGTACAAAGACGCGCCTGAGCATCGCACCAATGTCGCTGAAGCCTACCTGCAGATTGATGCTGCACGGAGGAAGGAGGGACTGGAAAATATCGGCGCCGGATATGTCGAAGGTGTCGGCACCCAAGGTGGGCTAGGCGGTACACGCGATCTCATGCAGGGCTACACCTATGAGGCACGCCTTGAAGAGATGTACGTAAAATTTGCGGAGCAATCAGCGAAGTGGATTCGAGAGGACCCCGGGGCAAAGATCAGTGTCGCTCCGATAGGTTTCAGCCGTGGCGCTGAGCAAGCAGCCGGCTTCGCACGCCTGGTCCACGAGCGTGGCATCCAAGATCCGGAAGGTATGGTGATCAAGCGCGGAGCTAATGGCCTGATCGAGCATATTGAATTCACCAAGCCACCGCTGGTTGCCCCAGGACAAGTTGCCCAGGCTGTCGGCCTATTCGATCCTGTCGGCACTGGCGTTCCGCGCGATCATGACCGGCGCTTGCCGCCGTCAGTGATTTCCGGCTTCCAGATCACTGCCGAGGACGAGCGCCGCAATCTGTTCCAGTCCACGGCCATTATGGATGCCGGCCGCACAGAAGACGGCCGCTTCCTCAACGTCACCGTAGGTGGCGCGCATAGCGACATCGGTGGCAGTTATAGCCAAAATGGCCTCGCCATCCGCAGCGGCAACGTCATGGTGGATTATCTCAACGGCTTAAGTGCCCAGCCGTTTCTAGATAAACGTGCCGTTCCAAGCGCGCCAGAAATGAATGTGGTACACCGTTCTGAAGAACATCAGTTTATCTACAGCACTTCGCTGTACGACAAGACCGGCGCGCGCGGCGTGCAGACAGAACTGGCGCCACCTGCGCTCTGCCGCATCGACTGCCTGGATGCACAACCGGTCGATAAGGCATTGGCGGAGAAGTTCACGTTCAAGCCAGTTGTAATTGGAGCGGTGCTAGCTGAGACAGCTGCATCCAGAACGCCACAATTAGCAGTGCCCAACGACCAGCTTTACCAAGCCATCCACAGCAAACTTCCTGCAGGCACATCCGAGGCCATCGCGATGCATGCAACGGTGGAGGCAAAGCGCGAAGGCATCGTGCGGGCCGATCAGCTGCAGAGCGTGACGTTACAGCAAGGCAATGTCTGGATCGTTGGTCAGACACCGGGTTTTCGGGTCAAGGTAGACCTTTCTGCTCCCATGCCCCCCTTGGACGAAAGCATTCGCCAATCGCAAGCGCTCGATGAGCAGCGCGTACGTCCCACGCCTGACCGTACGCCCTCACCTACACTCAGCATGTGA
- a CDS encoding DUF4189 domain-containing protein: protein MNILFLLALYAFSFIGFARAEGGCPPGQYPIGGQGAMACAPLPQGSNQQQARPSGKWIKTWGAIAMGSIDSVTSYGVTTGKLSKAEAEVDALLRCGSHGETNCQIGLSYRNQCAVVAEPHVNDKPFSEGYSTFIGASTVQKASDIALNQCNQANKEFAGSKCAIVYSACSEPIFRKFDGT from the coding sequence TTGAATATCTTATTTTTATTAGCTCTTTATGCATTTTCTTTTATTGGTTTTGCACGCGCCGAAGGCGGATGCCCGCCGGGCCAGTATCCGATAGGTGGTCAAGGAGCAATGGCATGCGCCCCATTACCTCAAGGTAGTAACCAACAACAAGCTAGGCCGAGCGGAAAATGGATTAAGACGTGGGGTGCCATAGCCATGGGATCCATTGACTCAGTTACAAGCTACGGCGTAACGACGGGAAAACTTTCAAAAGCAGAAGCAGAGGTAGATGCATTATTACGATGTGGATCGCACGGCGAAACTAACTGCCAGATAGGATTGTCTTATAGAAATCAGTGCGCAGTTGTTGCCGAGCCCCATGTTAATGACAAGCCATTTTCTGAGGGATACTCCACATTCATCGGAGCCAGCACCGTACAGAAAGCAAGCGACATTGCACTGAATCAATGCAATCAGGCCAACAAAGAATTTGCAGGATCAAAGTGCGCGATTGTTTACAGCGCTTGCTCCGAACCAATTTTTCGAAAATTCGATGGAACTTAG
- a CDS encoding DUF885 domain-containing protein — MKPLVVAVALVLGTALPVSQAPAQSQTTKAAPAQRPTPAWVQTSNGYAQILLTAQAPFQPEYASFFGVPGYDDQVIDLGPDNAARYRDAMSKARAALQAKLATERDANVRQDLQIMIGAAEQNIEGSELNERYLLPWNDAPQLVFSGLNGLLSDQTVPERRAKALDRLKRYVGLVPGSTPTTTLARKRYEEQLGNKALLQPTEREVEQALANVDTYVAGIGELFAKYKIAGADEALKAMSTQLKDYANWTRTNVLPKARKDTRLPEPLYAFQLKQVGIDIAPKQLIQRAQLEFMETRSVMQQLAPLVAKAKGVQGSDYVQVIRALKGNTIADDQLETHYRGVIDQIDPIIRQQRIVDVPKRPMQMRLGSAAESAAQPAPHFLPAPLIGNTGQQGQFVLPLGNPTADGAKKEQYDDFNFGSAAWTLSAHEGRPGHELQFTAMVERGVSLARSMFAFNSVNVEGWALYAEAEMVPYEPLDGQLIALQFRLLRAARAMLDPMLNLGLIDRERARQVLEDDVGLSPAMTRQELDRYTVRAPGQAGSYFYGYTRILELRMRTELALGKKFDRLAFNNFLLDQGLLPPDQLAKAVETQFVPAQQGKR, encoded by the coding sequence ATGAAACCACTTGTCGTTGCTGTCGCGCTCGTTCTGGGCACCGCGTTGCCGGTGTCCCAAGCCCCGGCCCAGAGCCAGACGACCAAGGCCGCGCCGGCCCAACGCCCGACGCCGGCCTGGGTACAGACCAGCAACGGCTACGCGCAGATCCTGCTCACTGCGCAGGCCCCGTTTCAGCCCGAATACGCCAGCTTCTTCGGCGTGCCCGGCTACGACGACCAGGTCATCGACCTGGGCCCGGACAATGCCGCGCGCTATCGCGATGCGATGAGCAAGGCGCGTGCCGCGTTGCAGGCCAAGCTGGCGACCGAGCGCGATGCCAACGTGCGCCAGGATCTGCAGATCATGATCGGCGCGGCCGAACAGAATATCGAAGGCAGCGAGCTCAACGAGCGCTACCTTTTGCCCTGGAACGACGCCCCGCAGCTGGTCTTCAGTGGCCTCAACGGGTTGTTGTCCGACCAGACCGTGCCCGAGCGCCGCGCCAAGGCGCTGGACCGCCTCAAGCGTTACGTCGGCCTGGTGCCGGGCAGCACGCCCACCACCACGCTGGCCCGCAAGCGTTACGAAGAACAGCTCGGCAATAAGGCCTTGTTGCAGCCAACCGAACGCGAAGTGGAGCAGGCGCTGGCGAACGTGGACACCTACGTCGCCGGCATCGGCGAGTTGTTCGCCAAGTACAAGATCGCCGGGGCCGACGAGGCGCTCAAGGCAATGTCCACCCAGTTGAAGGACTACGCCAACTGGACCCGCACCAACGTGCTGCCCAAGGCGCGCAAGGACACCCGCCTGCCCGAGCCGCTGTACGCGTTCCAGCTCAAGCAGGTCGGCATCGATATCGCCCCGAAGCAGTTGATCCAGCGCGCGCAGCTGGAATTCATGGAAACCCGCTCGGTCATGCAACAGCTCGCACCGCTGGTGGCCAAGGCCAAGGGCGTGCAGGGCAGCGATTACGTGCAGGTGATCCGCGCGCTCAAGGGCAACACCATCGCCGACGACCAGCTGGAAACCCACTACCGCGGCGTGATCGACCAGATCGACCCGATCATCCGTCAGCAGCGCATCGTCGATGTGCCCAAGCGCCCCATGCAGATGCGCCTGGGCAGCGCCGCCGAAAGCGCCGCCCAACCGGCACCGCATTTCCTGCCGGCGCCGCTGATCGGCAACACCGGCCAGCAGGGCCAGTTCGTGCTGCCACTGGGCAACCCGACCGCCGACGGCGCCAAGAAGGAGCAGTACGACGACTTCAACTTCGGCTCGGCCGCCTGGACGCTCAGCGCACATGAAGGCCGCCCCGGCCACGAACTGCAGTTCACCGCCATGGTCGAACGCGGCGTCTCGCTGGCGCGCAGCATGTTCGCGTTCAACTCGGTCAACGTCGAAGGCTGGGCGCTGTATGCCGAAGCCGAAATGGTCCCGTACGAACCACTCGACGGCCAGCTGATCGCCCTGCAGTTCCGCCTGCTGCGCGCGGCCCGCGCCATGCTCGACCCAATGCTCAACCTCGGCCTGATCGACCGCGAACGCGCCCGCCAGGTACTCGAAGACGACGTCGGCCTCTCGCCCGCCATGACCCGCCAGGAACTGGACCGCTACACCGTCCGCGCCCCCGGCCAGGCCGGCAGCTACTTCTACGGCTACACCCGCATCCTCGAGCTGCGCATGCGCACCGAGCTGGCGCTAGGGAAGAAGTTCGACCGCCTGGCCTTCAACAACTTCCTGCTCGACCAGGGCCTGCTGCCGCCGGATCAGCTGGCCAAGGCAGTGGAGACGCAGTTTGTTCCTGCGCAGCAGGGTAAGCGCTGA
- a CDS encoding cytochrome c oxidase assembly factor Coa1 family protein — MSLPPPIPGSPQRGVRAPEFWSRNWKWIVPGIGLALFLVLALVVGALVYVITGAVKSSDVYCGALHIARSDTRVMQALGTPIDEAFLPDGSVSYVGPLGEAHFSVGLHGPRGQGSVQVDATRRHGRWTYQTLTFASAQADPISLLPTAPPPCQP; from the coding sequence ATGTCACTCCCGCCACCGATTCCGGGGTCACCGCAACGCGGCGTACGTGCACCCGAGTTCTGGAGCCGCAACTGGAAATGGATCGTGCCCGGCATCGGGCTGGCGCTGTTTCTGGTGTTGGCGCTGGTGGTCGGCGCGCTGGTCTACGTGATCACCGGGGCGGTGAAGTCCAGCGATGTGTACTGCGGTGCGCTGCACATCGCGCGCTCCGATACACGGGTGATGCAAGCGCTGGGGACGCCGATCGACGAGGCTTTTCTGCCCGACGGCAGCGTCAGTTACGTCGGTCCACTAGGGGAAGCGCATTTCAGTGTTGGCCTGCACGGGCCGCGCGGGCAGGGCAGTGTGCAAGTGGACGCCACACGCAGGCACGGCCGCTGGACGTACCAGACGTTGACATTCGCCAGCGCACAGGCCGATCCGATCAGTCTGTTGCCCACCGCGCCGCCGCCTTGCCAGCCATGA
- a CDS encoding S9 family peptidase — MRSLFAALALMLSTITTAHAEKLTLDAITGPLPLSGPTLMKPKVAPDGSRVTFLRGKDSDRNQLDLWEYDIASGQTRLLVDSKVVLPGTEVLSDVEKARRERQRIAAFAGIVDYQWAPDAHALLFPLGGELYLYDLRKTGAAAVRKLTHGEGFATDAKLSPKGGFVSFVRERNLWVIDLASGKQLQLTRDGSETIGNGVAEFVADEEMDRHTGYWWAPDDSAIAFARIDESGVPVQKRPEVYADHTEVIEQRYPQAGQPNVAVQLGVIAPRASATPRWIDLGNNSDIYLARLDWRDAQRLTFQRQSRDQKNLELIETTLASGKQRVLITETSPTWVPLNNDLRFLKDGRFVWNSERSGYEHLYVASEDGHTLTPLTAGAWVVDALLAVDEHAGTVYFSASKESPTQTHIYAVPLAGGAIEKRSKTNGTHAASFASNASVYVDSWSNTSTPPQIELFRANGEKIATLLKNDLADPQHPYAKYRDAQRPVEFGTLTAADGKTPLQYRLIKPDNFDPAKRYPVMVYVYGGPAAQTVLNAWPGRGDALFDYYLAQRGYVVFSLDNRGTPRRGRDFGGALYGKQGTVEVDDQLQGVAWLKAQRWVDPTRIGVQGWSNGGYMTLMLLAKHSDAYACGVAGAPVTDWGLYDTHYTERYMDLPAGNADGYRDARIATHLDGLRAKLLLIHGMADDNVLFTNSTALMSDLQQRGTAFELMTYPGAKHGLSGSTALHRYKTAEAFIQRCLMP, encoded by the coding sequence ATGCGTTCCCTGTTCGCCGCCCTTGCCCTCATGCTCAGCACGATCACCACCGCCCACGCCGAAAAACTCACCCTCGACGCCATCACCGGCCCCTTGCCGCTGTCCGGCCCGACGCTGATGAAACCCAAGGTCGCCCCCGACGGTTCGCGCGTGACCTTCCTGCGCGGCAAGGACAGCGACCGCAATCAACTGGATCTGTGGGAGTACGACATCGCCAGCGGCCAGACCCGCCTGCTGGTCGATTCCAAGGTCGTATTGCCCGGCACCGAAGTCTTGAGCGATGTCGAAAAGGCCCGCCGCGAACGCCAACGCATCGCCGCCTTCGCCGGCATCGTCGATTACCAATGGGCGCCGGACGCCCACGCATTGCTGTTCCCGCTCGGCGGCGAGTTGTATCTGTACGACCTGCGCAAGACCGGTGCGGCAGCGGTGCGCAAACTCACCCACGGCGAAGGCTTCGCCACCGATGCCAAGCTCTCGCCCAAAGGCGGCTTTGTCAGCTTCGTGCGTGAACGCAATCTGTGGGTGATCGATCTGGCCAGCGGCAAACAGCTGCAGCTCACTCGCGATGGCAGCGAGACCATCGGCAATGGCGTGGCCGAGTTCGTCGCCGACGAAGAAATGGATCGCCACACCGGCTATTGGTGGGCGCCGGACGATTCGGCGATTGCCTTCGCGCGTATCGACGAATCCGGCGTGCCGGTGCAGAAACGCCCGGAAGTCTATGCCGACCACACCGAGGTGATCGAACAGCGCTATCCGCAGGCCGGTCAGCCGAATGTGGCCGTGCAACTGGGCGTGATCGCACCGCGTGCCAGTGCGACGCCACGCTGGATCGATCTGGGCAACAACTCCGATATCTATCTCGCCCGCCTGGACTGGCGCGATGCGCAGCGGCTGACCTTCCAACGCCAATCGCGCGATCAGAAAAACCTCGAGCTGATCGAAACCACGCTTGCCAGCGGCAAGCAGCGCGTGCTCATCACCGAGACCTCGCCGACCTGGGTGCCGCTCAACAACGATCTGCGTTTTCTCAAGGACGGCCGCTTTGTCTGGAACTCCGAGCGCAGCGGCTACGAGCATCTCTACGTTGCTTCCGAAGACGGCCACACGCTGACCCCGCTGACTGCCGGCGCCTGGGTGGTGGATGCACTGCTGGCCGTCGATGAGCACGCCGGCACGGTGTACTTTTCCGCAAGCAAGGAGTCTCCGACCCAGACCCACATCTACGCCGTGCCGCTGGCCGGCGGCGCGATCGAAAAACGTTCAAAAACCAACGGCACGCACGCAGCCAGTTTCGCCAGCAATGCCAGCGTCTACGTCGATAGCTGGTCCAACACCAGCACGCCACCGCAGATCGAGCTGTTCCGCGCCAATGGCGAAAAAATCGCCACGCTGCTCAAGAACGACCTGGCCGATCCGCAGCATCCTTATGCCAAATACCGCGACGCGCAGCGCCCGGTGGAATTCGGCACGCTCACCGCTGCCGATGGCAAGACACCGCTGCAGTATCGGCTGATCAAACCGGACAACTTCGACCCGGCCAAGCGCTATCCGGTGATGGTGTACGTGTATGGCGGCCCCGCTGCGCAAACCGTGCTCAATGCCTGGCCAGGCCGTGGCGATGCGCTGTTCGATTACTACCTGGCCCAGCGCGGCTATGTGGTGTTCTCGCTGGACAATCGCGGCACCCCGCGGCGCGGCCGCGACTTCGGCGGCGCGCTGTACGGCAAGCAGGGCACTGTCGAAGTGGACGACCAACTGCAGGGTGTGGCCTGGCTCAAGGCGCAGCGCTGGGTCGATCCCACACGCATCGGCGTGCAAGGCTGGTCCAACGGCGGCTACATGACCTTGATGCTGCTCGCCAAACACAGCGATGCGTATGCCTGCGGCGTGGCCGGCGCACCGGTCACCGATTGGGGGCTATACGACACCCACTACACCGAGCGTTACATGGACCTGCCGGCCGGCAACGCCGACGGCTACCGCGACGCACGCATCGCTACTCATCTGGACGGCCTGCGCGCCAAGCTGCTGCTGATCCACGGCATGGCCGACGACAACGTGTTGTTCACCAATTCCACCGCGCTGATGAGCGACCTGCAGCAGCGCGGCACCGCCTTCGAACTGATGACCTATCCCGGCGCAAAGCACGGCTTGTCCGGCAGCACTGCCTTGCATCGTTACAAGACCGCAGAGGCCTTTATCCAGCGCTGCTTGATGCCGTAA